In Pseudoalteromonas piratica, the following proteins share a genomic window:
- a CDS encoding LysR family transcriptional regulator — MLDIVALFIKTNQFKTFHEASVKLNIPLPTLQRRIKKLEDDLSLALFYRERGSLRLTEPGKSFYAHCLNHVEDLQSILCDFKNIGEDKVSTIKLIAPQNFIKSVYFTGLISRFNTLHPNIKIHMLLSDERLDLKATEFDLAIRIGQLENSQYMCKVINQMHFVMACSSTLIEKYGKPANFDDLAHFPHICCSPFENWGFITLTGERHVFQPHPDFVSNDIEMCALAAVEGRGIYYGPAYCVKPFLNTNRLINVLDDVKPIKRDINLIWPDKLIPKSTRYLIDFLTCSLSGIDI, encoded by the coding sequence TTGCTAGATATCGTGGCATTGTTCATCAAAACAAACCAATTTAAAACTTTTCATGAAGCTTCAGTTAAACTTAATATCCCATTGCCAACGTTACAAAGACGCATTAAAAAACTTGAAGACGATTTATCTCTAGCCCTGTTTTATCGTGAGCGAGGTAGTTTAAGGTTAACTGAGCCGGGTAAAAGTTTTTACGCGCATTGTTTGAATCATGTTGAAGATTTACAAAGTATTCTGTGTGATTTTAAGAATATTGGTGAAGATAAGGTAAGTACAATTAAACTGATTGCACCACAGAACTTTATTAAAAGTGTTTACTTCACAGGTTTGATAAGCCGATTCAATACCTTACACCCCAATATAAAGATACATATGCTACTGTCTGATGAGCGATTAGATTTAAAAGCCACCGAGTTCGATTTGGCTATTAGAATTGGCCAGCTCGAAAATTCGCAGTATATGTGTAAGGTGATAAATCAGATGCATTTTGTCATGGCATGCTCATCCACTCTTATTGAGAAATATGGCAAGCCTGCAAACTTTGATGACCTGGCTCATTTTCCACATATTTGTTGCTCACCTTTTGAGAATTGGGGTTTTATCACGCTCACAGGTGAACGCCATGTGTTCCAACCTCATCCAGATTTTGTCTCAAATGACATTGAAATGTGCGCATTAGCTGCAGTTGAAGGGCGCGGAATTTATTACGGTCCCGCTTATTGTGTAAAGCCATTCTTAAACACTAATCGTCTCATAAATGTCCTTGACGATGTTAAGCCTATTAAGCGTGACATTAATTTAATTTGGCCTGATAAATTAATCCCTAAAAGTACGCGTTATTTAATTGATTTTTTGACCTGTTCTTTGAGTGGCATAGATATTTAA
- a CDS encoding carboxypeptidase-like regulatory domain-containing protein: MDIHFNKSCLLVVSALSLIGCGGGSSSKENTNTNNENIVQNIAPSVSLTNQTVIEKSEVIISASASDTDGTIQSYQWQQTSGINVELSNTTGNQLTFSAPSIVEKTELTFKVTVADDDGAQTSESITLTIEPNIIASFTLSGEITTGKAIANANITAQLGDLQFTTQSNEVGSYQLNINVDDDYQDKLLTLSATGSSTNSVIKLVSELGNIDDVVELAESHENKLSTDEHIGLKLSHFSTVVAALMVQQNSNQALANVEQYQLALNNLNFGIVKTYAAMNKYLIDNIIDLPTELVPDNFENTYQLFTNKQAISSLFYAFNNYDRYLLNDLEHDVLVTDQAFGKSVKLEFNKPYYLGFGKLVLNENGTGSLITLQAKEQSAITWTQNDSGLNIVFDEPIFYHIEYIYPKNSYEQVQAFGYIKNYNITTVFTDNNRSILRVSFVIEYKDIFTKEVIETNNEITETFFSTLSQNKKLTNEVLTPIKPSKDYIISMSLPNLPLHYNSPNDPSPVAIEMTAAKVRFNAESSKTATIESVIDKDFNTELQNTEWSINNDGELELATDKLNVKIAKLQDKGEAQAKVMTFTQEVIESNKVSPEIGKIYEIDTSLTWTNENVPGVYISENKSQDLDPLNVGWYELREDGSLSYFYVYQWAAAASGEIEDYAIFESVGLWRIIDNELVLRRYRGNEDIVGNVAHCHSESWETNANSECILYIERRWQNVQLTAQPDNQHVVLQKTHYYMDFQRSYLDPDNEIPANEHIYWDISQRVTEFTRSNERPVQLPEDYIPIKDRTSSKATSVKTNDPLFNDKLELGLN; this comes from the coding sequence ATGGATATTCATTTCAACAAATCTTGTTTGCTTGTTGTAAGCGCACTCAGTTTAATTGGCTGTGGCGGTGGCAGTAGCTCAAAAGAAAACACAAACACCAATAACGAAAACATTGTTCAAAATATCGCTCCTAGCGTATCACTTACAAATCAGACCGTTATAGAAAAGTCCGAAGTCATCATTTCAGCTTCAGCTTCCGACACAGATGGCACAATTCAGTCATACCAATGGCAACAAACCAGCGGTATTAATGTTGAATTATCAAATACAACCGGCAATCAGCTGACATTTTCTGCGCCATCGATTGTAGAAAAAACAGAATTAACGTTTAAGGTAACGGTTGCCGATGATGATGGCGCACAAACATCTGAAAGTATAACACTCACCATCGAACCAAATATCATTGCCAGCTTTACCCTCTCTGGTGAAATCACAACAGGTAAGGCAATCGCAAATGCTAATATTACGGCGCAATTAGGTGATCTGCAATTTACTACCCAATCCAATGAAGTGGGCAGTTATCAACTCAACATTAATGTTGATGATGACTACCAAGACAAACTATTAACATTATCAGCAACAGGTTCCAGCACCAATAGTGTGATCAAATTAGTTTCTGAACTTGGAAACATAGATGATGTTGTTGAACTTGCAGAAAGTCACGAAAACAAATTATCAACTGATGAACATATTGGTTTAAAACTTAGCCATTTTAGTACCGTAGTTGCAGCGTTAATGGTGCAGCAAAACAGTAATCAAGCTTTAGCCAATGTTGAACAATACCAATTAGCACTAAATAACTTAAATTTCGGTATCGTTAAAACCTATGCTGCAATGAATAAGTATTTGATTGATAATATTATTGATTTACCAACTGAACTTGTGCCAGACAATTTCGAAAATACTTATCAGCTTTTTACAAATAAGCAGGCCATTTCGAGTCTATTTTATGCTTTCAATAACTATGACCGTTATTTATTAAATGATCTTGAACATGACGTTTTAGTGACTGATCAAGCGTTTGGAAAAAGTGTTAAGCTAGAATTTAATAAACCTTACTACTTAGGTTTTGGAAAACTGGTACTTAATGAGAATGGGACTGGTTCGTTAATAACATTACAGGCAAAAGAACAAAGCGCGATTACTTGGACTCAAAATGATTCAGGCCTAAATATAGTGTTTGACGAACCGATTTTCTATCATATTGAGTATATCTATCCTAAAAACTCTTATGAACAAGTACAAGCATTTGGCTACATTAAAAATTATAATATTACTACTGTATTTACAGATAATAATCGATCTATCTTGCGTGTTAGTTTTGTAATCGAATACAAAGATATCTTCACTAAAGAAGTAATAGAAACCAATAACGAAATAACAGAAACATTCTTCAGTACCTTATCTCAAAATAAGAAACTAACCAACGAGGTTTTAACGCCAATAAAACCAAGTAAAGACTACATAATTAGTATGTCTTTGCCAAATTTGCCACTGCATTATAACTCTCCAAATGATCCTTCACCGGTAGCAATTGAAATGACTGCTGCAAAGGTTCGCTTTAATGCTGAGTCGAGCAAAACTGCAACAATCGAATCTGTTATTGATAAAGATTTTAATACCGAGCTGCAAAATACTGAGTGGTCTATCAATAATGATGGTGAACTTGAACTAGCAACTGACAAACTTAACGTTAAAATTGCTAAATTACAGGATAAAGGTGAAGCGCAAGCTAAGGTTATGACATTCACTCAAGAGGTAATTGAATCGAATAAAGTGTCACCTGAAATCGGTAAAATATATGAAATAGATACTTCATTAACTTGGACTAATGAGAATGTACCTGGGGTATATATCTCCGAGAATAAATCTCAAGACTTAGACCCGTTAAATGTCGGATGGTATGAATTAAGAGAAGATGGCTCGTTATCCTATTTTTATGTCTACCAATGGGCGGCAGCAGCTTCAGGAGAGATTGAAGATTACGCTATATTTGAATCCGTTGGCCTTTGGCGTATTATTGATAATGAGCTTGTTTTAAGGCGTTACCGAGGCAATGAAGATATCGTTGGTAATGTCGCTCATTGTCATTCAGAAAGCTGGGAAACAAATGCTAATAGTGAATGTATTTTGTATATTGAACGCCGTTGGCAAAATGTACAATTAACGGCTCAGCCAGACAATCAGCATGTTGTATTGCAAAAAACGCATTATTACATGGATTTTCAACGCTCGTACTTAGATCCTGACAATGAAATACCCGCAAATGAGCATATTTACTGGGATATTTCACAGCGCGTAACTGAGTTTACTAGATCCAATGAAAGGCCTGTTCAATTACCTGAGGATTATATTCCTATAAAAGATCGTACTAGCAGTAAAGCGACATCAGTCAAAACTAACGATCCTCTATTCAATGATAAGTTAGAACTTGGTTTAAATTAA
- a CDS encoding tryptophan halogenase family protein: protein MQLTHNPIEKFVIVGGGTAGWLAAATLGNIFKDSNTQVELIESDEVNIIGVGEATIPPLIDTLESLGIDLVEFIKATQASFKWGIQFENWYQESHSYFHPFGEVGQKIDGHDFYQCWLKQKAEGDNTPLMAYSPEAVLSEKNRFFVPHQAMNTPLAGARFALHLDAVLAGQYLRKFSENIGVKRTVGHVESISKTIDGNISSVTLKSGETISGDFFIDCTGFKGLLIANALNTEYQDWSEHLPCNRAVAVQTKLTGNTKPYTVSRGQKAGWSWHIPLQHRTGNGYVFCDKYITDEEAIQTLLDNVDGEPLTEPRVIPFVTGVRDKVWNKNCLSLGLAQGFLEPLESTAIHLVSKSLALFVRMFPTKKPNAVLQNEFNRRIIGDYQEIRDFLVLHYCTTKRDDSAFWRDWQQKQVPASLSERIEFFRQSGGLIPGVEELFQPTSWYAVFDGMGVIPNGYNPTLDALNSETLAKSLAAGRSALEKCAEAQPSHDEFLQQYCPADEAIFN, encoded by the coding sequence ATGCAGTTAACACACAATCCCATTGAAAAGTTTGTTATTGTCGGTGGCGGCACCGCAGGTTGGCTTGCTGCAGCAACGCTTGGCAATATTTTTAAAGACAGCAACACCCAAGTTGAGCTGATTGAATCAGACGAAGTCAATATTATTGGTGTCGGTGAAGCCACGATTCCACCACTCATTGATACCCTTGAAAGCTTAGGCATCGATTTAGTTGAGTTTATAAAAGCCACTCAAGCCAGTTTTAAATGGGGCATTCAGTTTGAAAACTGGTATCAAGAATCACACAGCTATTTTCACCCCTTTGGGGAAGTTGGCCAAAAGATTGATGGTCACGATTTTTACCAATGTTGGCTTAAACAAAAAGCTGAAGGCGACAACACCCCATTAATGGCTTATTCGCCAGAGGCGGTATTATCTGAAAAGAATCGTTTTTTTGTACCGCATCAAGCGATGAATACGCCACTTGCAGGCGCCCGCTTTGCGCTGCACCTTGATGCGGTGCTGGCAGGCCAATACTTACGTAAATTCTCTGAAAATATTGGTGTAAAACGCACCGTTGGCCACGTGGAATCAATTAGCAAAACGATTGACGGAAATATATCGTCCGTCACATTAAAATCAGGCGAAACAATAAGCGGCGACTTTTTTATTGATTGTACAGGCTTTAAGGGCTTACTGATTGCTAATGCACTCAATACCGAATACCAAGATTGGTCCGAGCATTTACCCTGCAACCGCGCAGTTGCAGTGCAAACCAAACTCACAGGTAATACCAAACCTTATACCGTTTCGCGCGGCCAAAAAGCGGGGTGGAGTTGGCATATTCCGCTGCAACACCGCACAGGTAATGGTTATGTATTTTGCGATAAATACATCACCGATGAAGAAGCTATTCAAACCTTACTTGATAATGTGGATGGCGAGCCATTGACTGAGCCAAGAGTGATCCCGTTTGTTACCGGTGTGCGCGATAAAGTGTGGAATAAAAACTGCCTATCACTTGGTCTTGCACAGGGGTTTTTAGAGCCGCTTGAATCCACTGCAATTCATTTAGTGTCTAAATCACTGGCATTGTTTGTACGCATGTTTCCAACCAAAAAGCCAAATGCGGTATTACAAAATGAGTTTAACCGCCGCATTATTGGTGATTATCAAGAAATTCGCGACTTTCTAGTGCTGCACTACTGCACCACAAAACGCGACGACTCAGCGTTTTGGCGTGATTGGCAACAAAAACAAGTTCCAGCAAGCCTATCTGAGCGCATTGAGTTTTTTAGACAAAGCGGCGGATTGATCCCAGGTGTTGAAGAGCTATTCCAACCCACCAGCTGGTATGCAGTGTTTGATGGGATGGGAGTAATACCCAATGGCTACAACCCAACCTTAGATGCGCTTAACAGTGAAACGCTGGCAAAAAGCCTTGCAGCAGGCAGAAGTGCACTTGAAAAATGCGCTGAAGCACAGCCTAGCCATGATGAATTTTTGCAACAATATTGCCCTGCCGATGAGGCGATTTTTAACTAA
- a CDS encoding MarR family winged helix-turn-helix transcriptional regulator — protein sequence MKRTLGTTLRHLIELLDGSVEQVYRDFELDYKPRFTPIMRMLAKNELASVSELAKEVGITQPAATQTVQAMAKKGLVTISVSKKDSRQKQISLSTKGQSMMTQLEKCWRATAIAAESLDNELQIPLSVIAEQAIEALERHSFLERIKQAHQKLK from the coding sequence ATGAAACGAACATTAGGCACGACACTTAGACACCTTATAGAACTGTTAGATGGTTCGGTAGAGCAGGTCTACCGTGACTTTGAACTAGATTATAAGCCGCGTTTCACACCTATTATGCGCATGCTTGCAAAAAATGAACTTGCTTCGGTAAGTGAGCTAGCAAAAGAAGTGGGTATAACGCAGCCAGCAGCTACACAAACGGTACAAGCAATGGCAAAAAAGGGCCTTGTAACTATATCTGTGAGCAAAAAAGACAGTCGGCAAAAGCAAATAAGCTTATCGACAAAGGGCCAGTCGATGATGACGCAGCTTGAAAAGTGTTGGCGAGCAACGGCCATTGCTGCTGAATCACTCGACAATGAACTACAAATACCACTGAGTGTTATTGCTGAACAAGCGATTGAAGCATTAGAAAGGCACTCATTCCTAGAACGAATAAAACAAGCACATCAAAAACTAAAGTAA
- a CDS encoding aerolysin family beta-barrel pore-forming toxin translates to MKKLFALMLIGQAGLTHANSSVIYLDQIQYEALGEGVCSAQNRLITKSEAEIYRNDIVKKMGKWQITGLDDGWVIMGPGYSGEIKRGTASNSWCYPKNPMTEIPTLSAINVTPGSQSQIEWQLVNQKEAFIKPLSYLAHYMGFAWVGGNRSSYVGEDMEVTRAGDGWNIRGYNGGSCSGYRCGEKSTINVSNFEYVMDTDSYKITGDVIATEKELIRTVSVPAINNTSADQMSVVTIEYDTSTNWSKTNDYSISESVTLSNTWKSPSVTGGSDTSLSVTISANQAWGESNGGSESERVVVQARTNVPPFTRLNAKVDLFKSSISYPYEFDTDITYDLTINGFMRWSGNGLLTHPDNRPNETANFVIGRWAGQEKSIPYQWEHRNIPGENKKWDWPWMIEQTSLTTMQYWLSRVLRPKKTTLTGHFYAQSQFAGNVYFGDEAPLNNGARTFNTSRAYDARTHQALLKQQLEEAGFTNVVVKIEMKDI, encoded by the coding sequence ATGAAAAAATTATTCGCGTTAATGCTCATTGGCCAAGCAGGTCTTACCCATGCAAACTCTTCGGTTATTTATCTCGATCAAATTCAATATGAAGCGCTAGGCGAAGGTGTTTGCTCTGCTCAAAATAGGCTGATCACCAAAAGTGAAGCTGAGATTTACCGAAATGATATTGTTAAAAAAATGGGTAAATGGCAAATCACAGGTCTTGATGATGGTTGGGTAATTATGGGGCCGGGATATTCAGGTGAAATTAAACGCGGTACAGCGTCAAACTCATGGTGTTACCCGAAAAATCCGATGACTGAAATCCCAACATTAAGCGCTATTAATGTTACTCCGGGCAGCCAAAGTCAAATTGAATGGCAATTGGTAAACCAAAAAGAAGCTTTTATTAAGCCGCTTTCCTATCTTGCTCATTATATGGGTTTTGCTTGGGTGGGAGGTAATCGTTCTAGTTATGTTGGTGAGGATATGGAGGTTACGCGGGCAGGTGATGGCTGGAATATCCGAGGTTATAATGGGGGCAGTTGTTCTGGTTATCGCTGTGGTGAGAAAAGTACCATTAATGTATCTAACTTCGAATACGTAATGGATACCGATTCTTATAAGATTACTGGTGATGTGATTGCGACTGAGAAAGAGTTAATTAGAACGGTCTCTGTGCCAGCAATTAACAATACTTCAGCAGATCAGATGTCGGTTGTAACCATAGAGTACGATACGTCAACAAATTGGTCTAAGACCAACGACTATAGCATTTCTGAATCGGTGACATTATCAAATACTTGGAAATCACCATCGGTGACAGGGGGATCGGATACTTCGCTGTCGGTCACAATCTCGGCAAACCAAGCTTGGGGTGAAAGTAATGGTGGTTCTGAGAGCGAACGTGTTGTTGTGCAGGCGCGTACGAATGTGCCACCATTCACACGTTTAAATGCCAAAGTAGATCTCTTTAAGTCTTCTATCTCATATCCCTATGAATTTGATACTGACATTACCTATGACCTAACAATTAATGGGTTTATGCGATGGAGTGGCAATGGTTTATTAACGCACCCTGATAACCGTCCAAATGAAACAGCTAACTTTGTTATTGGTCGATGGGCAGGGCAAGAGAAAAGTATCCCTTATCAGTGGGAGCACCGAAATATTCCAGGAGAAAACAAAAAGTGGGATTGGCCTTGGATGATAGAACAAACAAGTTTAACAACCATGCAATACTGGTTAAGCCGTGTATTAAGACCAAAGAAAACCACACTAACAGGGCACTTCTATGCGCAAAGCCAATTTGCCGGTAATGTTTACTTTGGAGACGAGGCACCTCTTAATAATGGCGCACGTACTTTTAATACATCGCGTGCTTACGATGCTCGCACCCATCAGGCACTTTTAAAGCAGCAACTAGAAGAAGCAGGCTTTACAAATGTGGTGGTTAAAATTGAAATGAAAGACATTTAA
- a CDS encoding SixA phosphatase family protein, whose amino-acid sequence MRLLAFIVGLLFSQTVLATPDTLFLLRHAEKRDGINPNLSQAGQARAEHLVSILKDNKIKHIFSTNYNRTLETVKPLSQELDIVVTHYNPRQLTALVKQLKTLQGNTVIVGHSNTTPQLVKLLTGQDVTINEDQFDKLFVVRGKSVQELSSN is encoded by the coding sequence ATGCGCTTATTAGCTTTTATTGTTGGTTTATTGTTTTCTCAAACTGTGCTCGCAACACCTGACACGCTATTTTTGTTGCGTCACGCTGAGAAACGCGATGGCATCAATCCGAACCTTTCTCAAGCGGGTCAAGCCCGTGCAGAGCATCTTGTTAGCATATTAAAAGATAATAAAATTAAGCATATTTTTAGCACCAACTACAATCGCACATTAGAAACCGTAAAACCGCTCAGTCAAGAATTAGACATTGTAGTAACCCATTATAACCCGCGTCAGTTAACAGCATTGGTTAAGCAACTCAAAACATTACAAGGCAATACCGTGATTGTGGGGCACAGCAACACCACACCCCAGCTTGTAAAATTATTGACAGGCCAAGACGTTACTATCAATGAAGACCAGTTTGATAAACTGTTTGTTGTAAGAGGAAAATCTGTACAAGAATTAAGTTCAAACTAA
- a CDS encoding S41 family peptidase yields the protein MERTINYARKPGFLASLLLSLLTFSGVAKAQSDAEAAEINCASHQVQQNVLDALQQQLTNGYIFPKKAEQFAIHIKAQQAQKAFAKINDCDSFANIINEQLMKITDDKHLHVVYSPHPIPDETPESKAAFAAHEAEFMKSLNYGFEKVQRLPFNIGYINLLLFAETAQGGPQLASAMNLLSYTNALILDLRESRGGEPAMVDLITSYFMDERTNTSDIYYRKEDRLEKRFTVNQVSGKHYGQQRPVYILTSQDTFSAAEDLAYTLKHLNRAVIIGEVTGGGAHPGDMIKLTSHFESFIPNGRSINPITKTNWEGVGVQPNIKTAADKALNAAQQHILMKLKANETNLARADRMQKRIERLAL from the coding sequence ATGGAACGCACAATCAATTATGCAAGAAAACCGGGCTTTTTAGCCTCATTACTACTATCGTTACTGACTTTTAGCGGTGTAGCCAAAGCACAATCAGATGCTGAAGCAGCAGAAATAAATTGCGCATCACACCAAGTGCAGCAGAACGTATTAGATGCATTGCAACAGCAGCTAACGAATGGGTATATTTTTCCTAAAAAGGCTGAGCAATTCGCGATTCATATAAAGGCGCAGCAAGCACAAAAGGCATTTGCAAAAATCAATGATTGCGATAGTTTCGCAAATATTATTAATGAGCAATTGATGAAAATTACGGATGATAAACATTTACATGTTGTGTATAGCCCACATCCGATCCCAGATGAAACACCAGAATCTAAAGCTGCATTTGCCGCGCATGAAGCTGAATTTATGAAGTCGCTAAATTATGGTTTTGAAAAAGTACAGCGTTTACCGTTTAATATTGGTTATATCAACTTGTTGTTATTTGCTGAAACAGCCCAAGGCGGGCCTCAACTTGCGTCAGCCATGAATTTACTTAGCTATACTAATGCGCTTATTCTTGATTTAAGAGAAAGTCGCGGTGGCGAACCGGCTATGGTGGATTTAATTACCAGCTACTTTATGGACGAGCGTACTAATACCAGCGATATTTATTACCGTAAAGAAGACCGTCTGGAAAAACGTTTTACTGTCAACCAAGTGAGTGGTAAGCACTATGGACAACAGCGCCCCGTTTATATATTAACTAGTCAAGATACGTTTTCGGCAGCTGAGGATTTAGCCTACACGCTAAAGCATTTGAATCGTGCTGTCATTATTGGTGAAGTCACGGGGGGCGGCGCCCACCCAGGCGATATGATCAAGCTAACAAGTCACTTTGAAAGTTTTATACCAAATGGTCGTTCGATTAATCCAATTACAAAAACTAATTGGGAAGGTGTCGGTGTGCAACCAAATATCAAAACAGCTGCTGATAAGGCGCTTAATGCTGCGCAACAACACATATTAATGAAGTTAAAAGCTAACGAAACAAACCTTGCCCGTGCCGACAGAATGCAAAAGCGCATAGAGCGATTAGCGTTATAA
- a CDS encoding tryptophan halogenase family protein: protein MTEATKTINSIVIVGGGTSGWMTAAALANHAPLKHCKITLIESSKLGTIGVGEATIPTLRRFYQNLGLSDIDVLKATKGSCKLGIEFQGWAGENSRFIHPFGIYGQSTPTTPFHHYWLRAEQAGTHSDLTDYSLGVQMAKHNKFVTPKIKPQNQLEIFDWALHFDASLFAKLMFDYSTNKGVKHIDNTISNIENHPDGSISQLHFEDGSSIAADLFIDCSGFKALLIGENQAVEYENWSHWLLNDSAIAVQTSATSEPITRTLAIAKKGGWQWRIPLQHRVGNGYVYSSKYLSHEEAEKSLLASIDGDILQPPRKFSFTPGRRKSAWHNNCVAIGLSSGFLEPLESTSIALVETAIEKLLLTFTSNHYSTHNVAKFNDVNAQEYERVRDFIILHYKLNGRSDSPMWQYYRDMAIPASLEEKMLTFAKTGELKRLPWEMFGPDSWLAIYHGLNFLPENYQASADNMPLNYLNEHLTKMREMVSSQVNNAPTHSEFLEKHCGYQPIKQQEAVCS, encoded by the coding sequence ATGACAGAAGCGACAAAAACAATAAATTCCATCGTCATCGTTGGCGGCGGTACGTCTGGCTGGATGACAGCTGCAGCCCTTGCTAATCACGCCCCGCTAAAACACTGTAAAATTACCCTCATCGAATCAAGTAAACTTGGCACCATAGGTGTCGGTGAAGCCACTATCCCAACTTTGCGCCGCTTTTATCAAAACTTAGGTCTTAGTGATATTGACGTACTAAAAGCCACCAAAGGCAGCTGCAAACTTGGCATTGAATTTCAGGGTTGGGCAGGTGAAAACTCGCGCTTTATTCACCCATTCGGCATTTACGGGCAAAGCACACCCACCACCCCATTTCACCATTATTGGTTACGCGCCGAACAAGCAGGTACACACAGCGATTTAACTGATTATTCTCTTGGCGTGCAAATGGCAAAACACAATAAATTTGTGACGCCAAAAATAAAACCACAAAACCAGTTAGAAATTTTTGATTGGGCACTGCATTTTGATGCCAGCTTGTTTGCAAAACTGATGTTTGATTATTCAACCAATAAAGGCGTTAAGCATATCGATAACACCATCAGTAACATCGAAAATCACCCTGATGGCAGTATTAGCCAATTACACTTTGAAGATGGCTCTAGCATCGCCGCAGATTTATTTATTGATTGTTCAGGCTTTAAAGCGCTGTTAATTGGTGAAAACCAAGCTGTTGAATATGAAAATTGGAGCCACTGGCTATTAAATGACAGCGCTATCGCAGTGCAAACAAGCGCAACGTCTGAACCCATCACCCGTACCCTCGCTATTGCGAAAAAAGGCGGCTGGCAATGGCGTATACCGCTTCAGCATCGCGTTGGCAATGGCTACGTTTACAGCAGCAAATACCTTTCCCATGAAGAAGCAGAAAAAAGTTTGCTTGCATCAATCGATGGCGACATTTTACAGCCACCACGTAAATTTAGTTTTACCCCTGGGCGGCGAAAATCTGCATGGCATAACAACTGTGTCGCCATTGGTTTAAGCTCTGGCTTTTTAGAACCATTAGAGAGCACCAGCATTGCATTGGTTGAAACAGCAATCGAAAAACTCTTGCTTACTTTCACGAGCAATCATTACTCAACACACAATGTCGCTAAATTTAATGATGTGAATGCACAAGAATATGAGCGTGTACGTGACTTTATTATTTTGCACTATAAGTTAAACGGCCGCAGCGACAGCCCTATGTGGCAGTATTACCGCGATATGGCAATTCCGGCATCACTCGAAGAGAAAATGCTAACCTTTGCTAAAACTGGCGAGTTAAAACGTCTGCCTTGGGAAATGTTTGGCCCTGACAGTTGGCTGGCTATTTACCACGGTTTAAATTTTTTACCCGAAAACTACCAAGCAAGCGCAGATAATATGCCGCTCAATTACTTAAATGAACATTTAACTAAAATGCGCGAAATGGTTTCAAGCCAAGTAAACAATGCGCCTACCCACAGCGAATTTTTAGAAAAGCACTGTGGCTATCAACCAATCAAGCAACAGGAAGCGGTATGCAGTTAA